One Diceros bicornis minor isolate mBicDic1 chromosome 27, mDicBic1.mat.cur, whole genome shotgun sequence genomic region harbors:
- the LOC131392946 gene encoding keratin-associated protein 10-12-like: MAASTLSICSCDLSYGSRVCQPGSWDSCLGSSWQVDDCPESCCEPPCCAPSCCTPAPCLTLLCTPASCVCSPCQSACTSSCTPSCCQQSSCQPSCCTSSPCQRSCSVPVSCTPICSTPVCCKPVSCVPICSGASPCSDPSCCQQSSCQPSCCTSSPCQQDCCVPICCRPVCSGAAPCPAPSCCQPTPCPPSCCRPSSCVSLTCRPVCRPACCVPVSSCCAPASCQPSCCRPASCVSLLCRPLCSRVACCGPASAHKSCC, encoded by the coding sequence ATGGCCGCCTCCACCCTGTCCATCTGCTCCTGCGACCTGAGCTACGGCAGCCGGGTCTGCCAGCCCGGGTCCTGGGACTCCTGCCTTGGGTCCTCCTGGCAGGTGGACGACTGCCCAGAGAGCTGCTGCGAGCCCCCGTGCTGCGCCCCCAGCTGCTGCACCCCAGCCCCCTGCCTGACCCTCCTCTGCACCCCAGCCAGCTGTGTGTGCAGCCCCTGCCAGTCAGCCTGCACCAGCTCCTGTACACCCTCCTGCTGCCAGCAGTCTAGCTGCCAGCCCTCCTGCTgcacctcctccccctgccagcGATCCTGCTCTGTGCCCGTCTCCTGCACACCCATCTGCTCCACACCTGTCTGCTGCAAGCCTGTGAGCTGTGTGCCCATCTGCTCTGGGGCCTCCCCCTGCTCAGACCCCTCATGCTGCCAGCAGTCTagctgccagccttcctgctgcacctcctccccctgccagcAGGACTGCTGTGTGCCCATCTGCTGCAGACCTGTCTGCTCTGGGgccgccccctgcccagccccctcgTGCTGCCAGCCCACCCCCTGTCCCCCGTCCTGCTGCAGACCCTCCTCCTGCGTGTCCCTCACCTGCCGCCCCGTGTGCAGGCCCGCCTGCTGCGTGCCCGTCTCCTCCTGCTGTGCCCCCGCCTCCTGCCAGCCCAGCTGCTGCCGCCCCGCCTCCTGCGTGTCCCTGCTCTGCCGCCCCTTGTGCTCCCGCGTGGCTTGCTGTGGCCCTGCCTCGGCCCACAAGTCCTGCTGCTGA
- the LOC131392948 gene encoding keratin-associated protein 10-12-like, with the protein MAASTLSVCSSDLSYGSRVCQPGSWDSCPGCFWQVDDCPESCCEPLCCAPSCCAPAPCLTLLSTPASCVCSPCQSACTSSCTPSCCQQSSCQPSCCTSSPCQPSCCVPVCCTPVCCKPVCRVPICSGASPCSDPSCCQQSSCQPSCCTSFPCQQDCCVPVSCTPVCSGAALCPALSCCQPTPCLPSCCRSSSCVSLTCRPVCRPACCVPVSSCCAPTSCQPSCCRPASCVSLLCRRMCSRVDCCGPASAHKSCC; encoded by the exons ATGGCCGCCTCCACCCTGTCCGTCTGCTCCAGCGACCTGAGCTACGGCAGCCGGGTCTGCCAGCCCGGGTCCTGGGACTCCTGCCCCGGCTGCTTCTGGCAGGTGGACGACTGCCCAGAGAGCTGCTGCGAGCCCCTCTGCTGCGCCCCCAGCTGCTGTGCCCCGGCCCCCTGCCTGACCCTCCTCAGCACCCCAGCCAGCTGTGTGTGCAGCCCCTGCCAGTCAGCCTGCACCAGCTCCTGCACACCCTCCTGCTGCCAGCAGTCTAGCTGCCAGCCCTCCTGCTgcacctcctccccctgccagcCGTCCTGCTGTGTGCCCGTCTGCTG CACACCTGTCTGCTGCAAGCCTGTGTGCCGTGTGCCCATCTGCTCTGGGGCCTCCCCCTGCTCAGACCCCTCATGCTGCCAGCAGTCTAGCTGCCAGCCCTCTTGCTGCACCTCCTTTCCCTGCCAGCAGGACTGCTGTGTACCCGTCTCCTGCACACCCGTCTGCTCTGGGGCCGCCCTCTGCCCAGCCCTCTCGTGCTGCCAGCCCACCCCCTGTCTCCCGTCCTGCTGCAGATCCTCCTCCTGCGTGTCCCTCACCTGCCGCCCCGTGTGCAGGCCCGCCTGCTGCGTGCCCGTCTCCTCCTGCTGTgcccccacctcctgccagcccagCTGCTGCCGCCCGGCCTCCTGCGTGTCCCTGCTCTGCCGCCGCATGTGCTCCCGCGTGGACTGCTGTGGCCCCGCCTCGGCCCACAAGTCCTGCTGCTGA
- the LOC131392937 gene encoding keratin-associated protein 10-12-like isoform X2, whose amino-acid sequence MAASTLCVCSSDLSYGSRVCQPGSWDSCPGSSWQVDDCPESCCEPPCCAPSCCAPAPCLTLLCTPASCVCSPCQSACTSSCTPSCCQQSSCQPSCCTSSPCQPSCCVPVSCTPVCCKPVCRVPICSGASPYSDPSCCQQSSCQPSCCTSSPCQQDCCVPVSCTPVCSGAALCPAPSCCHPTPCPSSCCRPSSCVSLICRPVCRPACCVPVSSCCAPASCQPSCSHLASCESLLCRPVCSRTACCGPVSAHKSCC is encoded by the exons ATGGCCGCCTCCACCCTGTGCGTCTGCTCCAGCGACCTGAGCTACGGCAGCCGGGTCTGCCAGCCCGGGTCCTGGGACTCCTGCCCAGGCTCCTCCTGGCAGGTGGACGACTGCCCAGAGAGCTGCTGCGAGCCCCCCTGCTGCGCCCCCAGCTGCTGCGCCCCGGCCCCCTGCCTGACCCTCCTCTGCACCCCAGCCAGCTGTGTGTGCAGCCCCTGCCAGTCAGCCTGCACCAGCTCCTGCACGCCCTCCTGCTGCCAACAGTCTAGCTGCCAGCCCTCCTGCTgcacctcctccccctgccagcCGTCCTGCTGTGTGCCCGTCTCCTGCACACCTG TCTGCTGCAAGCCCGTGTGCCGTGTGCCCATCTGCTCTGGGGCCTCCCCCTATTCAGACCCCTCATGTTGCCAGCAGTCTAGCTGCCAGCCCTCTTGCTgcacctcctccccctgccagcAGGACTGCTGTGTGCCCGTCTCCTGCACACCCGTCTGCTCTGGGGCCGCCCTCTGCCCAGCCCCCTCGTGctgccaccccaccccctgcccctcgtCCTGCTGCAGACCCTCCTCCTGCGTGTCCCTCATCTGCCGCCCCGTGTGCAG GCCCGCCTGCTGCGTGCCCGTCTCCTCCTGCTGTGCCCCTGCCTCCTGCCAGCCCAGCTGCTCCCACCTGGCCTCTTGCGAGTCCCTGCTCTGCCGCCCCGTGTGCTCCCGCACAGCCTGCTGCGGCCCTGTCTCGGCCCACAAGTCCTGCTGCTGA
- the LOC131392937 gene encoding keratin-associated protein 10-12-like isoform X3, producing MAASTLCVCSSDLSYGSRVCQPGSWDSCPGSSWQVDDCPESCCEPPCCAPSCCAPAPCLTLLCTPASCVCSPCQSACTSSCTPSCCQQSSCQPSCCTSSPCQPSCCVPVSCTPICCKPVCRVPICSGASPYSDPSCCQQSSCQPSCCTSSPCQQDCCVPVSCTPVCSGAALCPAPSCCHPTPCPSSCCRPSSCVSLICRPVCRPACCVPVSSCCAPASCQPSCSHLASCESLLCRPVCSRTACCGPVSAHKSCC from the exons ATGGCCGCCTCCACCCTGTGCGTCTGCTCCAGCGACCTGAGCTACGGCAGCCGGGTCTGCCAGCCCGGGTCCTGGGACTCCTGCCCAGGCTCCTCCTGGCAGGTGGACGACTGCCCAGAGAGCTGCTGCGAGCCCCCCTGCTGCGCCCCCAGCTGCTGCGCCCCGGCCCCCTGCCTGACCCTCCTCTGCACCCCAGCCAGCTGTGTGTGCAGCCCCTGCCAGTCAGCCTGCACCAGCTCCTGCACGCCCTCCTGCTGCCAACAGTCTAGCTGCCAGCCCTCCTGCTgcacctcctccccctgccagcCGTCCTGCTGTGT ACCTGTCTCCTGTACACCCATCTGCTGCAAGCCCGTGTGCCGTGTGCCCATCTGCTCTGGGGCCTCCCCCTATTCAGACCCCTCATGTTGCCAGCAGTCTAGCTGCCAGCCCTCTTGCTgcacctcctccccctgccagcAGGACTGCTGTGTGCCCGTCTCCTGCACACCCGTCTGCTCTGGGGCCGCCCTCTGCCCAGCCCCCTCGTGctgccaccccaccccctgcccctcgtCCTGCTGCAGACCCTCCTCCTGCGTGTCCCTCATCTGCCGCCCCGTGTGCAG GCCCGCCTGCTGCGTGCCCGTCTCCTCCTGCTGTGCCCCTGCCTCCTGCCAGCCCAGCTGCTCCCACCTGGCCTCTTGCGAGTCCCTGCTCTGCCGCCCCGTGTGCTCCCGCACAGCCTGCTGCGGCCCTGTCTCGGCCCACAAGTCCTGCTGCTGA
- the LOC131392937 gene encoding keratin-associated protein 10-9-like isoform X1, whose product MAASTLCVCSSDLSSSWQVDDCPESCCEPPCCAPSCCAPAPCLTLLCTPASCVCSPCQSACTSSCTPSCCQQSSCQPSCCTSSPCQPSCCVPVSCTPVSCTPVSCTPVSCTPVCCIPVCSTPVSCTPICCKPVCRVPICSGASPYSDPSCCQQSSCQPSCCTSSPCQQDCCVPVSCTPVCSGAALCPAPSCCHPTPCPSSCCRPSSCVSLICRPVCRPACCVPVSSCCAPASCQPSCSHLASCESLLCRPVCSRTACCGPVSAHKSCC is encoded by the exons ATGGCCGCCTCCACCCTGTGCGTCTGCTCCAGCGACCTGA GCTCCTCCTGGCAGGTGGACGACTGCCCAGAGAGCTGCTGCGAGCCCCCCTGCTGCGCCCCCAGCTGCTGCGCCCCGGCCCCCTGCCTGACCCTCCTCTGCACCCCAGCCAGCTGTGTGTGCAGCCCCTGCCAGTCAGCCTGCACCAGCTCCTGCACGCCCTCCTGCTGCCAACAGTCTAGCTGCCAGCCCTCCTGCTgcacctcctccccctgccagcCGTCCTGCTGTGTGCCCGTCTCCTGCACACCTGTCTCCTGCACACCTGTCTCCTGCACACCCGTCTCCTGCACACCTGTCTGCTGCATACCCGTCTGCTCCACACCTGTCTCCTGTACACCCATCTGCTGCAAGCCCGTGTGCCGTGTGCCCATCTGCTCTGGGGCCTCCCCCTATTCAGACCCCTCATGTTGCCAGCAGTCTAGCTGCCAGCCCTCTTGCTgcacctcctccccctgccagcAGGACTGCTGTGTGCCCGTCTCCTGCACACCCGTCTGCTCTGGGGCCGCCCTCTGCCCAGCCCCCTCGTGctgccaccccaccccctgcccctcgtCCTGCTGCAGACCCTCCTCCTGCGTGTCCCTCATCTGCCGCCCCGTGTGCAG GCCCGCCTGCTGCGTGCCCGTCTCCTCCTGCTGTGCCCCTGCCTCCTGCCAGCCCAGCTGCTCCCACCTGGCCTCTTGCGAGTCCCTGCTCTGCCGCCCCGTGTGCTCCCGCACAGCCTGCTGCGGCCCTGTCTCGGCCCACAAGTCCTGCTGCTGA
- the LOC131392937 gene encoding keratin-associated protein 10-3-like isoform X4 codes for MAASTLCVCSSDLSSSWQVDDCPESCCEPPCCAPSCCAPAPCLTLLCTPASCVCSPCQSACTSSCTPSCCQQSSCQPSCCTSSPCQPSCCVPVSCTPVSCTPVSCTPVSCTPVCCIPVCSTPVSCTPICCKPVCRVPICSGASPYSDPSCCQQSSCQPSCCTSSPCQPSSCVSLICRPVCRPACCVPVSSCCAPASCQPSCSHLASCESLLCRPVCSRTACCGPVSAHKSCC; via the exons ATGGCCGCCTCCACCCTGTGCGTCTGCTCCAGCGACCTGA GCTCCTCCTGGCAGGTGGACGACTGCCCAGAGAGCTGCTGCGAGCCCCCCTGCTGCGCCCCCAGCTGCTGCGCCCCGGCCCCCTGCCTGACCCTCCTCTGCACCCCAGCCAGCTGTGTGTGCAGCCCCTGCCAGTCAGCCTGCACCAGCTCCTGCACGCCCTCCTGCTGCCAACAGTCTAGCTGCCAGCCCTCCTGCTgcacctcctccccctgccagcCGTCCTGCTGTGTGCCCGTCTCCTGCACACCTGTCTCCTGCACACCTGTCTCCTGCACACCCGTCTCCTGCACACCTGTCTGCTGCATACCCGTCTGCTCCACACCTGTCTCCTGTACACCCATCTGCTGCAAGCCCGTGTGCCGTGTGCCCATCTGCTCTGGGGCCTCCCCCTATTCAGACCCCTCATGTTGCCAGCAGTCTAGCTGCCAGCCCTCTTGCTgcacctcctccccctgcca GCCCTCCTCCTGCGTGTCCCTCATCTGCCGCCCCGTGTGCAGGCCCGCCTGCTGCGTGCCCGTCTCCTCCTGCTGTGCCCCTGCCTCCTGCCAGCCCAGCTGCTCCCACCTGGCCTCTTGCGAGTCCCTGCTCTGCCGCCCCGTGTGCTCCCGCACAGCCTGCTGCGGCCCTGTCTCGGCCCACAAGTCCTGCTGCTGA
- the LOC131392940 gene encoding keratin-associated protein 12-1-like isoform X1 — protein sequence MCHTSCSSGCQPACPATCCPPPGCGSSCGHPASSVTLLCRPTCSSATSCQPACGCPSPVCPVVCSQASSCSPACCVPSPCRATCCVPVSYRPAVCTPVSSRPAVCAPVSCRPAVCVPVSCRPTVCVAPSCQSSGCCQPSCPTLVFRPVPSCTPSCS from the coding sequence ATGTGCCACACCAGCTGCTCCTCGGGCTGCCAGCCAGCCTGCCCTGCCACCTGCTGCCCTCCCCCAGGCTGCGGGAGCTCCTGCGGCCACCCAGCTTCCAGCGTGACTCTGCTGTGCCGGCCCACATGCAGCtccgccacctcctgccagccggCCTGCGGCTGTCCCTCCCCAGTCTGCCCAGTGGTCTGCAGCCAGGCCTCCTCCTGCAGCCCGGCCTGCTGTGTGCCCAGCCCCTGCCGGGCAACCTGCTGTGTGCCCGTGAGCTACAGGCCAGCCGTGTGCACACCTGTGAGCTCCCGGCCAGCTGTGTGtgcaccagtgagctgcagaccCGCCGTGTGTGTGCCCGTGAGCTGCAGGCCCACTGTGTGTGTGGCCCCCTCCTGCCAGTCCTCCGGGTGCTGCcagccctcctgccccaccctggTCTTCAGACCCGTCCCCTCTTGCACCCCTTCCTGCTCCTGA
- the LOC131392940 gene encoding keratin-associated protein 12-1-like isoform X2, giving the protein MCHTSCSSGCHPACCVPSPCRATCCVPVSYRPAVCTPVSSRPAVCAPVSCRPAVCVPVSCRPTVCVAPSCQSSGCCQPSCPTLVFRPVPSCTPSCS; this is encoded by the exons ATGTGCCACACCAGCTGCTCCTCGGGCTGCCA CCCGGCCTGCTGTGTGCCCAGCCCCTGCCGGGCAACCTGCTGTGTGCCCGTGAGCTACAGGCCAGCCGTGTGCACACCTGTGAGCTCCCGGCCAGCTGTGTGtgcaccagtgagctgcagaccCGCCGTGTGTGTGCCCGTGAGCTGCAGGCCCACTGTGTGTGTGGCCCCCTCCTGCCAGTCCTCCGGGTGCTGCcagccctcctgccccaccctggTCTTCAGACCCGTCCCCTCTTGCACCCCTTCCTGCTCCTGA